The following DNA comes from Colius striatus isolate bColStr4 chromosome 21, bColStr4.1.hap1, whole genome shotgun sequence.
ACTGTTATTATTTATCAGTAAACTGTGTCCAACTTGCACTTTTTAAAGAGACCCCATTGTAAATTAAATCTATAGGATTCTTCCTGTATTTTAATACTGTATTCTGTGATTATTCTGTATCTTGGCTCACAACCAgactgtgtgtgtttggggtcCAGGGCACAGGCGTGGTGAGATGAACCTTTCGGAGTTGCATTCTTCACTGTGTGTGAAGGCAGCTGTGAGGAAAGAGGCACAGTGAGACTGGTCGTGCATGTAGCCATCTGGCAAGAAACTACCTGGAGCTGTAAAGGCTGGGCCTGAGCCAGGGTCTGCTGCAGGAGTATGATACCCCCTTCAGGAAACACCTAAACTGTACTTGGGGTAAACGAACAGCGTCCTTGAGCTGGTTTCATCCCTTCCATTCGCTGTTGCTAAACTCTCACTGAATGCCCCTTATTGTCATTCATGGGAAAGCTTGCTTTTCTCAAGCTTACAGAATGTGTACTGGCTACCAAAGCAGTAGATGTGTCTTCTGAATACCTTCTAACCAGAACAAACTCTCAGGTGTTCTTTATTCTCAAACACTGATGGTTTCTAAGAGCAGGGGCGTGTGGCGCTGATGTAAAAAGCAGCTGTTTGGGCTGTCTGACTGTATTAAATCTTTCTTTACCTTTCAGTATTGTGAAACTGTCAGGGGAAGTGTTCTTCCTGGAGCATAATTAGTTTAGACTAGTCATGTTCATCAAGTGGATACTGACTTAGAAACCTACCAAGTAAGGTTTTGAATTTAGCTGTGTTCCTTCAGAAAGATAAAACCCCACACCCTTCATTTGGCCTGggttgtgttttattttgatatAGATGTCAACTGTACAATCATATGTTCTTATTTAGATATTAAAATCATGAAAAATGCTAAGCTTGAATGGTTTCTTAATTAAGCTTATTTCACAGATTATCTGTTCAGGAAAAGAAGCAAACTTTTGGATTGAATACTAATTACAttttgttcagctgctgtctttgacACACAGAGATTCAGAACAACTGTGGTGCACGAGACAAAAGCAGTCCTTCAGGGATTTGTAACAGTACATTTGCAGCAGTATCCAGGACCCAGGAGTATGAACACTGATTTCCCAGGGGGTCTCCAGGACATTCTGTAGCATCAGTTTTGGAACTAGAACTACTTTATATGCACCTGAGAggacttaaaataaaaagaccCCCAACAGGCAGGTGGCACTTGACCTCCTGAGTTACTGGTTTGTGATCCTTAGGCAAGCTTCAGACAAGGATGTGCTTCCTTGACAcgtttttccttttcctttgagaaAGGTTCATCCTTGGCCTTGTTCCTTTGCTCTTCATTCTGGATTTACCACATTACATCATCTGCACTTTCAGACAAGCACCTGGCAAGGTGGCCATCAACATCCAACTGTGACAGCCTGCAGATAACAGAGAATTTGTTCAGTGAGAAATGAAATCCTTTTATTTGCACTGTTCTTCACCTTTCTACTCTCATTTCCTAAGCACTCACAGGAGAGATGGAGTAGCTTAATGGGTAAGTAATTCCTATGCTCAGATGCAGTTGTGATCTGCCCTGAACTCTTGTGGctgctgttccctgctgctggggagtTTGATAATGTCAGTTACTAGGAGACAGTGCTCACACCGTATGCTCAGGACAAGCAACACTGTCCTTAGAAACGTTGAGGACACAGGCAAGGAGAGATTTCTGATCAAGGAAGGATGCTTTCTCAGGGCAGCTTTCAGTTTTCTGGAGGGCTATTTTTGTGTTCTCACATgaccctccctgctgcctggcttaaaatattttttaaagcagcttcaatgaaaattgaaaataatCCTGATCAGCACAGAGTTACCAGGAGCACACAACTGCAGGTGTAGACTAAAGAGTGTTCAGCCTTTGTCTAAATCTCTTGATACAATGACCACAATTTAATAAACGCTAATGAAGCCCTCTTTTTGTCTCCTTGTGCAGCCTCCAAAAGAAAACCCAGTTGCAGGCAATATGTCTTGGAGTGTTACAGAACCTcttgaaaaacatgttttgacAGCCTAAATACTATTAAATCATGTTCAAGAGGTGATACAATTCTTACTGTAGCTATTTAATTGCTGGGAGGGAGGAATTTGTTTTTGTAGTAAAGGTAGCCTGACAGCAGTGGGGGACTGAAGTCTCATTTAGCTGTACTAACCAGAGTttgcataagaaaaaacctGCTTCCTTCCACCTTGCCCAGACCTTGAAAGGTAAATGTAAAATGAAGAGCTCAGTTGCTCAGCCAGAGGCAGCCAGGTACTTGCTGAACACGTGTCGGTGAAGTCTAGAGCTTGAAGAGAGCGTGATGGGTATGAGATGAAAAGCTTACTTTAGAGCTAGAGGGATTAACTATAAAAAATGCTGCACTGGAATGGATTCTAGGTTATAATAGATGTCCCAAAAAAGTCTTTCCATACTCAGGTATTTACAACTGTTAGTTCTGCAAATAGTCACAGGGTTTGCCAGGGAGCTCAGGGGCAGCTTGCTTTTTCAAAGCACTATCATCTAGTAAATGGAATTAGGAGGAGGTAATTCTGACAGGTAAAAAAGGTTTTACAGTAGCTTTGTCTGTTTTCATTACTTAATCCAGAACCACTTTGGGTTTTGTAGACTATGAAGTTACTAAAAAGACTTACGTTCCAGCGAAACGAACCATACACATGGGACAGCTGTCCAGAGTTGATCCTTCACTCAGCTTTTCCACCGTCTCCTTGCCGTGTTCAGTTCCAGGTACGCTCACGAGAGGAggcttcttttctgcaggcacATATCTGGTCTCACCAAATGAAACAGCCTCTTGATGTATCTgaagctcttccctgtccttttttctgttttccccgCTGTTCTGTGCCGTCCCTCTGCAGCGCTGTTGAAGGCTACAAGCTTCTGCAGAGCTTGGCAATGACACCAAGTCACAGGTAGAACTTTGTTGAGTGAGTGTATGTGATTTAGGACTTGTATCTGGTTTTGAAGTACCTTTTGTGTCTTCCCCAACTGTATTTTTGGCTTGATCTGTAATAGTTCCATAGCATGTTCTCTCAGCTGTAGAAGGTAAACTTCTCAGTTTATCTGGTTGGCCCTGTGCAAGGTCGGTCTGGCTCTGGGTTACCTGATGGGAGCCAGGATCACTTGGTTTtagacatttttctttgcaaaaagaTGGGAATGATACCCACGGAAAGTCTTTCATTCCAATTGTAAAGACGTCATGTTTTTGtagactctcttcttcttcAGGACTCTGACAGagacaaaaaatgttttcaaccAAATTCAGTTCAATCAATAAATCAAGGCTGAACAGAGTAAAGATACTGAGATGGCTCAACTACACTGAAGTACACTGCTTTACAAGCACTGGAGATGGGTGTAAGTAAAATCATTTCTAAATTGATACAATAGGGTACTCTTCCTGTTGCTTAGAGCCTAAAGATCAAGACATCAACCTGCtgctcttcaggaaaaaaagtctttagaaGGACTATTTTTCATGTTGTTATTGTCTAACACTGCCAGAGCAATATAAAGGTTGTTTGTGTGTAATTAACCTCTCTCTCACACTTTGCCTCTTCCAGTTTCATTCCCTCAGCGAGAGGCTAGTGCTGTGTACTGACACAGCTCACCTCTTTCCAACAAGATGTTAAAAATAGCCCCTAGCAGTTGTCCTCGTAGTACCCACCCCACCAGGCCATGTCACATCGCTGTACGGAGAGCCTAAAGAGCTGAAACCCAACATCTACTTCAGAGAGCTTTCACAGTGTGTCCCCTGTGAGCATCATCATTCAATTGTCACTATTATAAGCAGTACACAAAATGCAAACACCAAGGACAGAGCATGCTACCTTTCCCAAGAACTCTGGCAAACTGGGCACCATTTGCCAGTTTGTGCACTGGAAATCTTGACTGATGTCTTTCAATAACAAGATCCATGCTTTGTCACGCTCATTTACATCTTCTTTTTCAAACCAGGAACGTTTGTCAGTCAGTGTCCTGTAAAGAGAGACAGTCCCTTAGTTTGAGAAGAAACTAGAGGTGAGTTTACAAGCCCTCATCAAGCAGCGTGCTTAGCCTTTCCCAGCCTGGTTTTGGAAGCAGCACAGCTGCCAGGGCGCTTGCTCATCCCAGCAGCCTGAAACAAGAACTGCCCCACTCTGCCTCTCTTCAGCCCTCCTGTATAAGACTGGGATTATTGCCCGTCTCCTGTGGGCCTCATGCTGACGAAAAACGGCATTTTCACACCTTAACCTTTCGCGTGGGCCCCGTCCCGCTGCCGTGGGTGCCCCGTGCCGTGCGGAAGGCGCAGGGCCCGGCGCGCTTCATTTTGCAGCCGCACGGGCACCGCGCTCCAGCCGCGGCCACACAACAGCCCAGGCCGACCCCAGAGCCTCGGGCCCGGCCCGCCGGCGCCAGAGCGGGAGGCGGCTACGGCGACGTCGCTCCGTTCTCCGCACCCGGCCCGGACTCACCCGcggccagggctgggctcccGGCTGCAGGCTGCCGGCGCCCTGCGCGTCCTGAGGCGCAGCTTGGCGGCTGCTTCCTCGGACATGGCCGGGGCCGCCTCACAGCTCCTCCTCGCCTCACCGGCGGACGGCGCTGGCGCCGGCGGGAGGAGACGGCCGAcgactcttcctcctcctccttttcctcttcttcttcctccttccagcTGGCTCACGGCCAAGGTAGGGCCTCTGGGCGGGCCGGCCGTGGAGCCGCCAAGCGCCGCTCCGTTCAGTCAGGGCGGCTCCGAGGGCGGAGCGGGAGGAGGGCAGCGGCCTGAGGGGGAGCCCGCCCTTTCCCCGAGGGGGAGCCCGCCCTTTCCCCGAGGGGCAGCCCGCCCGTTCCCCGAGGGGCAGCCCGCCCTTTCCCCGAGGGGGAGCCCGCCCTTTCCCCGAGGGGCAGCCCGCCCTTTCCCCGAGGGGCAGCCCGCCTTTCCCTGAGGGGGAGCCCGCCTTTCCCTGAGGGCGGCCGCCCGTTAGTGCCGCGCTGAGCTCCACGCAGCTTGTGGCACGCTTAGCTTCTGGGTGCTTGGCGGCCTTCAAAGCCATCCTTTTCCTATCTCTTTTGCGCCTTAAACTTTATGCATTTGTAGCTTTTTACGTGCGGCTTAGCGGGGAGGGCGGAATGTTCTGGGCTTCGGTCGAGTTGGACAAAATGGAGGTGGGCTCGGTTCATCGTCGCTCGACTGATGCTTGTCCTGATCCCTGGGATGTGTTTGCTGCAGTATAAGGCTGAAGCCAAAGATGTTAATCCAAATAGTGAAGTAGATTGGGAGTGCTTCTCTCATCTAACTTCTCCTTTGAATCTGTTGAAGGGGTACAGTTTGTGTCTCGGGCTGGAGTGTCTCTGGGTGACTTGAAATAAAGCACTTGTTAGAATCAGGCTGCAGCCTTTTCAGAAACAGACAAGTAGAGAAACGATGACAGACTCTTCACAAGTCTGCAACAGGAGTTAAAGGAATCAGAAAGTAACTCTGCTGGTTAAATTCTTCAAAATCAATATAGAGTAATTGTGCAAGGCAGTTAAACGTCTGTCTGAGAGGGAAAGCAAGTAGAGAGAGCTCTTTTCCATAAAACCATTTTATTACCAGTAAAAGATGAATAAAGTTCACGTTCTTTTTCTATAACTGCATTCATGCAGTGCTGAATGTCTTGTCAACTGTTTCATCCTTAGACTTCAGACTGAAAGGGAGGTATCACTATTGACTGCCACGCTGTATTAAAAGTTATGCCTATGAATTACTCTGTTTGGCACACTGACCACCAAAAAAAACTGTGTTAGACAGACTAAAATGAGAATGaaattcagaaaacaagaaatgacACTAGAAGAGCCATTTTTTGTCATGCAGACTAACATTTTCCCATATTAATATTTGTTACAGCTACTGCAGTACCCAAGAAGTGCCGGCACAGTTACAgtgttttgtgtttcatttttgttgccAGTTAGAAGCTGCTTCCCAGGGAGACAAAATGAGATTCCAGGAGATAGCTCCTGCCTTCCCTCTTTGGAGGGAAAAGTATTCTCCCAAAAGTTCCAGGTGGAACAAGGTAAGCTGGACAGAGGCAAGGGGGGAGTTCGGTTTTGAAGATTTTAGACCTGCTAAAGTGGCAGCAAGTGGAACTGAatataaataaagcaaaagtgTAGACTGAACAAGGGGATCAGACAAGTAACTGGCTGAAAGTGAGGTGGTGGAGGAGGGCTGGAAATGAGATTTCACAACTGCTGATGCTGACTGAAGaagacaaaccaaaaaaccacttcattttgggtttttttactctctGTCCTTAACGACTGCTATGAATTATCAGACACAGTACTGATTCTTGTCACTTGGCGGCAGCAAACAATACAAAAATCTTGCTTTGGAGAAAATCTGCGGGCCAGTGAAAGCTGTCAGCCTGAGCTCATGTCTGCAGGCCTGTCCACATATTTCTAGGTGTGTCTGTGTTAATGATTGCTTATGCCATGAGGTTTCTTCTTTTGTTCCTGTGTTAGCACTTGATATGTCTTATGACCCCTTGGATACTACTTTGATAATCCTCTACTTTTAAATCACACGTTGTGCCAACAGATATTTTGTTAGATGTGACTTCTCCAGAAGCAGCAATCAGAAGTGGAATCTGTTTTCCATGCTGAAGGTGTTGCTGTGTGGAACTCTTGAGTCATGCATGATAGCATTTGCAATAGCTTTGTTATGGATAAGCATAAAAAATGGTTATTATGCAGTTGTGCAGGGCCACAACTGAaagaagataataaaaatagtagtgaaaaatattactgcagctgctggttgtaaaaagcaaaagggaagaaCCTTGCAACTGTAGCTGTAGGTGGCTTTGTAGTTGGTGGATTTAGCTGAAAACTTGATGCGGTAAGGTTTTTGTTCTTCACTGTTATCTGTTTCATGCATACCTGTTGTAACTAATGAATGCAGGCGTGTCAGGGAATGTTTTCATTCTTGCCCTATCTGCTTCTATAGGTTCAAGGCTGTAGGTTTGAGAAGAGCATTCTAGAAACCCTTGTCCATTATGTGTGCTCAGTATTTGTCATCTGCATCTTGGTTCTGACACGTGGCACAAGACCCTATCTACTGTTCCTTCCTCTGACATGGAAATCCTTTTACTTCTTGCTTGACTTTGGGTCTCGCACGATTTAATAATTAGAGTGGTTTGGGATCTTAGAAAAGAAGTTCTCAGAGAAACGGAAAGAGTAGTCTTTATCACCAGGAGCCTTGACTGGATTTGAGCCAGTGGTCAAGGGATTTGAGCTTTTAGAGTCTAGAATGCTTCCACAGATTATCTTTAGGGATTTCCTTGTAAATGGAGTGCCAGCATGTGTAGTTATCTGTTCCCTGTAGAGTCTCATCAAGCTGCACATGCTTAATCTTTAGTTAAATGGTCCCTGATTCTTGCTATAAAGTGGGCCTCAGTTTTAACTTTTGCTCTCAGGAAGAAGGGGCTATTATAACAAATTCTAATCCTTTTGCAATTCCACAATCACTAAAGCCTATAAATTGCCTGCCAAACGAACCAAGTGATCTTTTCCTGGGCTGAGGGAAAGAGGAGAGTGTAAAACGCAGGTGCCAGCATTTGCTGGGGAAGAACTGGTACATTATCAACTAATCCGCCTTCTGCTATTTCTGATTTCCTACCCAACAGCTGCAGCGTTGAATGAGAGCTTCTGCATTTGGGAAGAATTAGAAAGCCTGGTAATGCAGGGTCTCTATTACAGATACAACAGCTCACAGACAGGGAGGAGATTTTTGCTGCCGGTGTAGAATTTGGAGTGCTCGGCATTTTATAGCCTGGAAAAATTGTGATTTTCAGCTGTTGTTATGGGGTAATCAATGAAGAGGAGATGTCATAGTTTCTGCTAGGTTTCTCTCATGCATGCATGAGCTATGGGTTTTTTATGTACCATTTTGAGGCTAAAGCATATGCAGTTTTTATTAAAACCTTTTTCCTGCATGTATGGAGACTGATGCTCACAGATACTTGTATTccttctgaaatgtctttgggTCTGTAGTGATAGTTCTTGTATCACACAAAAACCTTCAGGATAAATTCTGTCTAGAAAATGGAAACATTattatgttttaattattttatctcTTCAGTGCTTGGTTTAGGAGTGTATGTTGGTAATTTTTTGTCCTTGGCAAATAATCTGTGACTTCACTCAAGGATCAGCCTGTCCCTTCTGCTAAATATCATAAAGGAAAATATCCCCAAAGATACCACAGGAGACTGAAGTATGTATGGTAGAGCATCAGTGAGAGTTTATGCAGCAAGTGGACTTTACAGCATATCCTCTACAGCCTACCGATGTAGCCCTGGAAAGAGTAATTCAGAGTGGCTCACGCGGTACAGTGCCAATCACtgtctgtagtgaagtgggtAAGTCTATTTCCATCAACATGGTGTGTTACAATTCAAAACCACAAAGTTGTGAAAGCTGTGTAAGATTTCCTTTAGCATAGTCAGGAGAATAAAGATGACATGCACTTTCAGTTTGAGAAGTGCAGGCTCATTGCTGTTTCCAGAGAAAGTCATTTGAGTGGAGACAGTTTTGTAGGCTCTCCCTGATTTTAGTTGTAGGTGACATAGTCTTTTGAATGAACAGCCATTGCCTTTGAAACTTGAATTTGTTCATGTGCAGAGTCCAGTTCACAGCTCATGTTTTCAGTTCAGCCTTCCCTTTTCAAGTGTAAAGACAGAGCAGCACCTGTGTGGCTGTGTACAGAAAAGTCAAGCCTTGTGAAATTTATATGCCAAGATAGGAAGGCCTAAAAAGAGGACTAGGGAGACTGGCATGGCATTTGTGGGTACCAGGTTGCCAAGGAGGCATATTGTATTGAAACAGTTGCctgggaaacatttaaaaatacattgaatGGAAAAGCATATGTAATGTGCCCACAAGTGTTCTGTGTGAATGAAATGCCATGGCTGATGATGGCACCAAGAGACTGTTACTATTACATGTAAAGATGCTGCAAGTGATgtgatttggttttttcttcCCATAGCCCATTTGTAGGAGGTGCACCAAAGGAAGATTGTTTTGCTCTTGGATGATGGATTAAAGTAAATGCAGAGAAACTGGTGCATGCtgtcagcagcaacagcagctggagaTGGTAAGAGAAATTTGACTTGATTTAGGCAACCTAAATCTATTGACAAGAACCCTGCACAATTCTCCCTCAAAAGTAATAGCAGCACTACTGAAACTCCTACAATATGAAGAGAAATGGTTCTCTTTGAACATTGCTATGGACAAAAAACAATGATCAAAGACGGGAACAAGGTCACTAGAACTAAACCAATTACAGCCACTCTTTTGCttcacagaaggaaaagggTTTTTTCTATGCAGCCAAGTTAACAAGGAAGCCAGCAACTGGAATCTGTGATGCCCTGCCTTGGACAAAGAGGTTCATCTGCTAGTAATTTTGAGATGTTCAAATGCATCTCTCTTTCACTAAGAATGAGAGGCAGGTGTGAGGCTGGTTAGGATTGTAATCTCCCCGCCTAATCCTCCTTTGGACACTTAAGAACAAATACCCTACTCTTCATTCGCTAGAGGCTTAAGAAGCCTGTCTGGGAGACAGCAGATTTAGCTTGGTCCAGCCTTTATGTGGTGCAGATTGAGTTGTTGGAAGAGAGACACAGTGGAGAGGAGTTCAGTTGACTAAGAGGGAAGGTCTAGAGACCTTTTCATTGGGATGTTGCCCTGTAGGGAGAAAGCCGCAGAGGCTTAGCTTCTCGAAGAGGGTGCCTGTTTGAAGCTGTGAAATTGCTGTTTATTTGTTAATGTGTGTGCTTTTCCCCAGTGAGGGAGCATTTTGCTTGACAGAGGCTCTGCCATGTTTGCTGTCATTTTGGCCAACAAGGGGATGATTTTTGGCTGGCTATCTAATATGCTCACAATCTGCTCAAGGGTCTGAGGTGATCCAATGATCATGTTGGAAAATAATTAATCAGATGAAGTCTTCTGTGTGTCAGTTAACTCGTCATTTTTCTGGCCCAGTGTGTCTTTGGTTAAATCAAGTCCTGATGTTTCTAGGCCCTGGGGTTAGTGTAAGGGAGGTGGGGAGAATCTGCCTTTCATCTTCCTCTCACAGTTTTGCAATGTGACTGGAAACTGTTGGAAAGAATGTTTCAGATCTCAAACAAAGATTAGGTTTGATGGCATGACGCTGTGGGTTCTGTGGCCCAGCCTAGAATTCTGCTGAGGTAGTCGTATAATCTCCCcatattttaaaggattttggCTCCAAATTTGAGATCAAATATGGCTTGaggttttcatatttttctcctccttgctttcttggtgcttttttttgtttggggttttataaATGTGAGTGTATCTGTCAGTATCAGAGCCTATAGGAGTTGGAGTTCTTCCTGTTTGAATGGATCATTCCATCCTTTGGAATTAACATCATCAGTGCTTAACTTgacaaaagaaatacaaaatggcACTAATTTAGAAGACCTGACAGTAAAATGCGGCAGAGCTacagtttctttcttcctttccatatCTCATTTGTTTAACTATATGAGGCTGAGTGAATTTGGTTTATTTGCATTGTCTTACACCCACTGAACCAAAGCTATCTAGGAACACTGT
Coding sequences within:
- the FAAP20 gene encoding Fanconi anemia core complex-associated protein 20 translates to MSEEAAAKLRLRTRRAPAACSREPSPGRGTLTDKRSWFEKEDVNERDKAWILLLKDISQDFQCTNWQMVPSLPEFLGKSPEEEESLQKHDVFTIGMKDFPWVSFPSFCKEKCLKPSDPGSHQVTQSQTDLAQGQPDKLRSLPSTAERTCYGTITDQAKNTVGEDTKGTSKPDTSPKSHTLTQQSSTCDLVSLPSSAEACSLQQRCRGTAQNSGENRKKDREELQIHQEAVSFGETRYVPAEKKPPLVSVPGTEHGKETVEKLSEGSTLDSCPMCMVRFAGTLSQLDVDGHLARCLSESADDVMW